A genomic stretch from Longibacter salinarum includes:
- a CDS encoding zinc-dependent metalloprotease, with product MRTLLLSLVLLLVVPSSFAQLSEEPDPLPTIAEATDGMEQRDGFVPIYWDARRGKVWLEISRFDEDLLYVSYLAAGLGSNPVGLDRGQLSGERVVRFERVGPKVMLVQPNLNYRAPSDNPAEQEAVEEAFASSVVYGFEVAAEDDDGRVLVDATDFILRDVHGIVRTLKRADQGTYTLDKSRSAPYLPSTKSFPQNTELEARLTFTTDEQPGGYVRGTAADPYAVTLRIRHSLVALTDREAYSPRRSDPRAGFYAQTYRDYAVPIGEEIPQRLIARHRLVCASDPDAEGMCEPEEPIVYYLDRGTPEPVRSALLDGARWWNEAFEEAGFRDAFRVEMLPDEADPMDVRYNVIQWVHRRTRGWSYGASVWDPRTGEILKGHVTLGSLRVRQDYLLAEGLLAPYVGPNANGFDENDPMLDMSLARIRQLSAHEIGHTIGLRHNFAASTNERASVMDYPAPLAAVQGDSISLANAYDVGIGEWDIHAIRYGYGRPGEGQSEAEFLEAAIQARQDAGLRYITDADARPAGAAHPYANLWDNGSNMIASLEREMDVRRVAMQRFGGETIRKGQPLAVLEEVLVPLYLRHRYQVQATTKLIGGVTYTYAVRGDDNATLPTPVPSGRQMDALGALLATLSPEALRLPETALDVLPPRPPGYPSNRELFPGRTGLTLDAYAPAEVAASMVLSGIIHPERAERLMQQKGTDDDQLGLQEVLRTVSGRVWRETDGDDMDADLKRTVQRVWVDVLIETATNASTSPSVKATLEQHLRRVRQQARDVRGDDREKAHRARIRSVIDRYLDRDYARADDDVSRLETPPGSPIGAGDTPWARQNARSEALEAWSGRPDLCRWHAH from the coding sequence ATGCGTACGCTGTTATTGTCGCTCGTTCTGCTCCTCGTTGTACCATCGTCCTTTGCCCAGCTTTCTGAGGAGCCGGATCCGCTCCCTACGATCGCCGAAGCGACAGACGGAATGGAGCAGCGCGATGGGTTTGTGCCGATCTACTGGGATGCTCGCAGGGGAAAGGTGTGGCTCGAGATCTCGCGCTTCGATGAGGATTTGCTCTACGTTTCGTACCTCGCGGCCGGACTCGGATCCAATCCGGTGGGTCTGGATCGCGGGCAACTTAGCGGCGAGCGTGTGGTGAGGTTCGAGCGGGTCGGACCGAAGGTTATGCTCGTTCAGCCGAATCTGAATTACCGGGCGCCCTCCGATAATCCGGCCGAGCAGGAGGCCGTGGAGGAGGCATTTGCGTCGTCGGTGGTCTACGGCTTCGAGGTGGCCGCGGAGGACGATGACGGCCGTGTGCTCGTGGATGCGACTGATTTCATCCTGCGCGACGTCCATGGCATTGTTCGAACACTGAAACGGGCCGATCAGGGAACATACACCCTCGACAAAAGCCGCAGCGCGCCGTATCTGCCGTCGACAAAGTCGTTTCCGCAGAACACGGAACTCGAGGCTCGGCTGACTTTCACCACCGACGAGCAGCCGGGCGGCTACGTTCGTGGAACGGCTGCAGACCCGTATGCGGTGACTCTCCGCATTCGCCACTCGCTCGTCGCACTGACAGATCGCGAAGCCTATTCGCCGCGTCGCTCCGACCCCCGCGCCGGTTTTTACGCGCAGACGTATCGCGATTACGCCGTGCCGATCGGGGAGGAGATCCCGCAGCGACTCATCGCACGACACCGCCTCGTTTGCGCTTCCGATCCGGACGCCGAGGGGATGTGCGAGCCGGAAGAGCCCATCGTGTACTATCTCGATCGCGGGACACCCGAGCCGGTGCGCTCCGCTTTGCTCGATGGCGCTCGCTGGTGGAATGAGGCGTTCGAAGAAGCCGGGTTTCGCGATGCCTTTCGCGTCGAAATGCTGCCGGACGAGGCCGATCCGATGGACGTTCGCTACAACGTGATCCAGTGGGTGCACCGGCGGACGCGTGGCTGGAGCTACGGGGCGTCGGTCTGGGATCCGCGTACCGGCGAGATTCTGAAAGGCCACGTTACGCTCGGATCGCTTCGTGTCCGACAGGATTACCTGCTGGCGGAAGGTCTTCTTGCTCCCTACGTCGGACCGAACGCGAACGGATTTGACGAGAATGACCCGATGCTGGATATGTCGCTGGCTCGGATTCGACAGCTCTCTGCGCATGAGATTGGCCACACGATCGGCCTGCGCCATAACTTTGCAGCGTCGACAAACGAGCGTGCGTCGGTCATGGACTACCCGGCCCCCCTCGCAGCCGTGCAGGGCGACTCCATCTCTCTCGCGAACGCCTACGATGTCGGTATCGGCGAATGGGACATTCACGCCATCCGCTATGGCTACGGACGTCCGGGGGAGGGGCAGTCGGAGGCGGAGTTTCTTGAGGCAGCGATTCAGGCGCGACAGGATGCCGGTCTGCGGTACATCACCGATGCAGATGCTCGCCCGGCCGGAGCCGCGCACCCATACGCCAACCTCTGGGACAACGGAAGCAATATGATTGCGTCGCTGGAGCGTGAGATGGACGTTCGGCGCGTTGCGATGCAGCGGTTCGGCGGCGAAACGATTCGGAAGGGACAGCCGCTGGCTGTGCTCGAGGAGGTGCTCGTTCCTCTGTACCTGCGGCACCGCTATCAGGTGCAGGCGACGACGAAGCTCATCGGCGGCGTAACGTACACCTACGCCGTCCGGGGTGATGACAATGCGACCTTGCCAACACCTGTGCCATCCGGGCGGCAGATGGACGCTTTGGGTGCGCTTCTGGCGACGCTTTCGCCCGAAGCACTGCGCCTGCCCGAGACCGCGCTCGATGTCCTGCCGCCCCGGCCGCCGGGCTATCCGTCGAACCGCGAGCTTTTCCCCGGCCGCACGGGTCTCACGCTGGATGCCTACGCCCCCGCGGAGGTCGCAGCATCAATGGTTCTCTCTGGGATCATTCACCCCGAACGGGCGGAGCGACTCATGCAGCAGAAGGGCACGGACGACGACCAGTTGGGGCTCCAGGAGGTTTTGCGGACCGTTTCTGGTCGAGTATGGCGAGAAACGGACGGCGACGACATGGATGCCGATCTGAAGCGAACCGTACAACGCGTCTGGGTCGACGTTCTAATCGAGACGGCGACGAACGCGAGCACGAGTCCTTCGGTGAAGGCGACTTTGGAGCAGCATCTCCGTCGAGTTCGGCAGCAGGCCCGAGACGTGCGCGGCGACGACCGGGAGAAGGCGCACCGGGCACGGATTCGGTCCGTCATCGACCGCTACCTCGACCGCGACTACGCACGGGCGGACGACGACGTCTCGCGTCTGGAGACGCCGCCGGGGTCGCCCATCGGGGCAGGCGACACGCCCTGGGCGCGTCAGAACGCCCGATCCGAGGCCTTGGAGGCCTGGAGTGGACGCCCCGACCTGTGCCGGTGGCACGCGCACTGA
- a CDS encoding PqqD family protein: MLGFLNDTDASRLEALVRQVPSTVRDLRYVDYQQAETDCEVLAANLSNRLGADLEQARFAGLPRGGMIVLGMLSYALGLRPNQIIDLRDVEATSDGHPLVIVDDCVITGARIRAQRNRFVTNNASRRDLVVAALYATPALCDAVETDSAMRACIRARDVQDFTDERWGDHAGTYRNRWENRPVERYWTGVPEHVAFAWSEPDVGVWDEELGRVMRGLPVVSPSSCLKNRHATNPETRPPVFRQPETTAGCALGPHTFVAEVDSKWIIASTRSGVCMSMSGSSAMFWQALWEASSIDEAIERLADSFPSVSPASLRDDTRQFIGELVRFDVLQHSSSSAPFDHASVS, from the coding sequence ATGCTCGGATTTCTGAACGATACCGATGCATCCCGGCTGGAGGCGCTCGTCCGCCAGGTTCCGTCGACTGTCCGCGACCTTCGGTACGTTGACTACCAGCAGGCGGAGACAGACTGCGAGGTGCTGGCAGCGAACCTGTCGAATCGACTCGGTGCCGACCTAGAGCAGGCGCGATTTGCCGGATTGCCGCGCGGTGGAATGATCGTGCTTGGCATGCTGAGCTACGCGCTGGGTCTGCGACCCAATCAAATCATCGATCTGCGGGACGTGGAAGCAACGAGCGACGGACACCCGCTTGTCATCGTGGACGATTGTGTCATCACCGGTGCACGGATTCGAGCACAGCGAAACCGCTTCGTGACGAACAATGCGTCCCGACGCGATCTCGTTGTGGCCGCACTTTATGCGACGCCTGCTCTGTGTGATGCGGTAGAAACGGATTCAGCGATGCGGGCGTGCATCCGAGCGCGCGACGTGCAGGATTTCACCGATGAGCGCTGGGGTGATCACGCTGGTACGTATCGAAATCGCTGGGAGAACCGGCCGGTGGAGCGGTACTGGACGGGGGTTCCCGAGCACGTGGCATTTGCCTGGAGCGAGCCCGATGTCGGCGTGTGGGACGAGGAGCTTGGTCGGGTCATGCGTGGCCTGCCGGTCGTTTCGCCGTCATCATGCCTCAAGAACCGTCACGCCACCAACCCAGAAACACGTCCGCCGGTCTTTCGTCAGCCCGAAACCACCGCCGGCTGTGCACTCGGTCCCCATACGTTCGTCGCAGAGGTCGATTCCAAGTGGATCATTGCAAGCACGCGGTCGGGCGTGTGTATGTCGATGTCGGGCAGCTCCGCAATGTTCTGGCAGGCGCTCTGGGAGGCGTCGTCCATCGACGAGGCCATTGAACGGCTTGCCGATTCGTTTCCGAGCGTGTCTCCCGCGTCGCTCCGTGACGATACCCGACAATTCATCGGTGAACTGGTCCGGTTCGACGTCTTGCAGCATTCGTCTTCGTCCGCCCCTTTCGATCACGCTTCGGTTTCGTGA
- a CDS encoding lasso RiPP family leader peptide-containing protein, which translates to MKDSKKYESPRLKVHGTVADLTAAGRTNPGSDCQVYGDDLRGSSMNANCWGNQS; encoded by the coding sequence ATGAAAGACTCCAAAAAATATGAGTCGCCACGCCTAAAAGTGCATGGAACGGTGGCCGACCTGACAGCCGCGGGACGCACCAATCCCGGTAGTGACTGTCAGGTGTATGGAGATGACCTACGCGGATCAAGTATGAACGCAAACTGCTGGGGGAACCAGAGTTAG
- a CDS encoding asparagine synthase-related protein, giving the protein MGGLCACIHFDRRPGAPDAAQAMVSALAHRGPDGVQASMDADAALVQFDLHVTHADHATKERRIRKHGDASRRGGLIVVADARIDNREDLEHILANDLRPDASDTDLIAAAFRRWGTACLEHLIGDFAFAVWDPARRRLFAARDPMAMRGLYYRQDGDRLLLASEVGAITAVPGVSSDLHEPAIAAYLAGDFEHPSHTFIEGIHAVPPAHALIASPGSSAVRRVWDIDPGQRIRYRRDEEYVEHFRELFAEAVRCRLQTPDPVGLLLSGGVDSTAIAVTAGWLDEQGVSVAPLRTYSFDFPTLPVCDERFVSDEIVCRYGFSSTLIDVDSVPLVRRDPEPNLEEPYVSGFHHLLLRGYELAARDSCCTLMSGHHGDLMVGGRLFDYLGLLGSGQWYRLVSELLQHAERENRPLRDVVREQVIGPLRVRVGRWLRASGLRSPEDSPVPRVDCPPWATDALRHYPAPSGSSSHIPIGLSGVRRERYELATLGGHMRGGTRNNFDAVREGLASADPWSDRRLFEWVMAVPPSVICRGGENKSVARAAFEEMMPGVRAQKIYPEALFLRALRMTEKEHVAALLKGPRLRDLGFIDVHRLRAYYDEFREGRQNDHRFWYTLVLERWLRQHCAHASDDKSRPSFSHRHTTTL; this is encoded by the coding sequence ATGGGAGGCCTCTGTGCCTGCATTCACTTCGATCGTCGCCCCGGGGCGCCGGACGCGGCACAGGCAATGGTCTCAGCGCTCGCGCACCGAGGACCGGATGGCGTGCAGGCTTCGATGGACGCGGACGCAGCTCTCGTGCAATTCGACCTGCACGTCACGCACGCGGATCACGCGACGAAAGAGCGCAGGATTAGAAAGCACGGTGATGCGTCGCGGCGTGGGGGCCTGATCGTCGTGGCCGATGCGAGAATCGACAACCGTGAGGATCTGGAGCATATACTGGCTAATGATCTGCGTCCCGACGCATCGGACACGGACCTGATCGCCGCGGCATTTCGACGATGGGGCACGGCTTGCCTCGAGCACCTGATTGGCGACTTTGCCTTCGCGGTCTGGGATCCAGCCCGACGCCGGCTCTTTGCGGCCCGCGACCCGATGGCCATGCGCGGCCTGTACTACCGGCAGGACGGCGATCGACTCCTGCTAGCATCCGAGGTTGGGGCGATCACGGCGGTCCCCGGCGTGTCGAGCGACCTGCACGAGCCTGCTATTGCCGCATATCTGGCTGGCGACTTCGAGCATCCCTCGCACACGTTCATTGAGGGCATCCACGCCGTGCCTCCGGCGCATGCTCTCATTGCATCGCCGGGATCGTCGGCCGTGCGCCGGGTCTGGGACATTGACCCCGGCCAAAGAATTCGCTATCGGCGGGACGAGGAGTACGTCGAGCATTTCCGCGAACTGTTTGCCGAGGCGGTTCGCTGTCGATTGCAAACGCCCGACCCGGTCGGCCTGCTGCTGAGTGGCGGTGTAGATTCAACCGCTATCGCCGTGACGGCCGGTTGGCTTGATGAGCAAGGCGTTTCGGTCGCGCCACTCCGAACGTATTCGTTCGACTTCCCGACGCTGCCCGTGTGTGATGAGCGGTTCGTCAGCGACGAAATCGTTTGCCGGTACGGATTTTCGTCGACGCTCATTGACGTTGATTCCGTACCGCTCGTCCGTCGCGACCCGGAGCCCAACCTGGAGGAGCCGTACGTCTCCGGGTTTCATCACCTTCTACTCAGGGGATACGAGCTGGCGGCGCGTGACTCGTGCTGCACGCTGATGAGCGGGCATCATGGCGATCTGATGGTGGGCGGCCGGCTATTCGACTATCTCGGCCTGTTGGGGTCGGGACAATGGTACCGTCTGGTGAGCGAGCTTCTCCAGCATGCGGAGCGGGAGAATCGGCCGTTGCGTGATGTCGTGCGTGAGCAAGTCATCGGGCCACTACGTGTCAGAGTCGGTCGTTGGCTTCGAGCGAGCGGCTTGCGTTCACCGGAAGATTCGCCCGTACCGCGAGTCGATTGTCCGCCCTGGGCGACCGATGCTCTGCGTCACTACCCGGCGCCGTCTGGTTCGTCCTCGCACATTCCGATCGGACTGAGCGGTGTTCGCCGCGAGCGGTACGAACTGGCTACGCTCGGGGGGCACATGCGAGGCGGGACACGCAATAACTTTGATGCAGTCCGTGAGGGACTTGCGTCGGCCGATCCGTGGAGCGACCGACGGCTGTTCGAATGGGTTATGGCCGTTCCACCGTCGGTAATCTGCCGTGGTGGGGAGAATAAATCTGTTGCTCGAGCGGCCTTTGAGGAGATGATGCCCGGTGTGCGAGCGCAGAAGATATATCCGGAAGCACTGTTTCTCCGTGCGCTAAGGATGACGGAGAAAGAACATGTCGCCGCGTTATTAAAGGGTCCAAGGCTACGCGACCTGGGCTTTATCGATGTCCATCGTCTGCGTGCGTATTACGATGAGTTCCGGGAGGGTCGGCAAAACGATCACCGGTTCTGGTATACGCTGGTACTTGAGCGATGGCTGCGGCAACACTGTGCTCACGCTTCAGATGACAAGTCCCGGCCAAGTTTTTCTCATAGACACACAACGACGTTATGA